The Humulus lupulus chromosome 4, drHumLupu1.1, whole genome shotgun sequence genome has a window encoding:
- the LOC133832380 gene encoding uncharacterized protein LOC133832380 → MAQSGAPDIHEIFQEGKSSSVPLIKKPRPTPKKTPPAAVTTSKSPTKGKGHSSTAPAATAQEKRGPPAPPPQFPSAPAQDQAAPIGPPAPMEFLAQHRSITWARARNEELKAELQTAQAALTAAQDALVAAQQSELGAKAALSGTQEGVENAKASLTAAQKGEQAAKASLVALQAEHAEAAKQLEAKAATEEEKVASISSMERNDS, encoded by the exons atggcacaatctGGGGCCCCTGACATTCACGAGATTTTCCAAGAGGGAAAATCCAGCTCCGTGCCACTCATAAAGAAACCCCGGCCTACACCAAAGAAGACGCCTCCTGCTGCTGTGACTACCTCCAAATCCCCGACTAAGGGGAAAGGCCATAGCTCGACAGCTCCAGCTGCTACGGCTCAGGAGAAGAGGGGTCCGCCTGCACCTCCTCCCCAATTCCCTTCAGCCCCTGCTCAGGACCAGGCAGCACCAATTGGTCCCCCAGCTCCGATG GAATTCTTGGCTCAGCACCGTAGTATAACTTgggccagggccaggaatgaagagcttAAGGCTGAGCTCCAGACCGCTCAGGCCGCCCTGACTGCTGCCCAAGATGCCCTCGTAGCTGCTCAACAAAGTGAACTAGGTGCCAAGGCTGCCTTATCAGGGACTCAAGAGGGTGTGGAGAATGCAAAGGCTTCCTTAACGGCGGCACAAAAgggcgagcaggctgcaaaggctTCTTTGGTTGCCCTTCAAGCTGAGCACGCGGAGGCCGCCAAACAGCTGGAGGCCAAGGCTGCTACTGAGGAGGAAAAGGTGGCCTCGATCtcctccatggaga gaaaCGACTCTTAG